A genomic window from Macaca thibetana thibetana isolate TM-01 chromosome 16, ASM2454274v1, whole genome shotgun sequence includes:
- the LOC126938485 gene encoding tubulin gamma-2 chain: MPREIITLQLGQCGNQIGFEFWKQLCAEHGISPEGIVEEFATEGTDRKDVFFYQADDEHYIPRAVLLDLEPRVIHSILNSPYAKLYNPENIYLSEHGGGAGNNWASGFSQGEKIHEDIFDIIDREADGSDSLEGFVLCHSIAGGTGSGLGSYLLERLNDRYPKKLVQTYSVFPYQDEMSDVVVQPYNSLLTLKRLTQNADCVVVLDNTALNRIATDRLHIQNPSFSQINQLVSTIMSASTTTLRYPGYMNNDLIGLIASLIPTPRLHFLMTGYTPLTTDQSVASVRKTTVLDVMRRLLQPKNVMVSTGRDRQTNHCYIAILNIIQGEVDPTQVHKSLQRIRERKLANFIPWGPASIQVALSRKSPYLPSAHRVSGLMMANHTSISSLFESSCQQFDKLRKRDAFLEQFRKEDMFKDNFDEMDRSREVVQELIDEYHAATQPDYISWGTQEQ; encoded by the exons ATGCCCCGGGAGATCATCACCCTGCAGCTGGGCCAGTGCGGCAACCAGA ttGGGTTCGAGTTCTGGAAACAGCTGTGCGCTGAGCATGGTATCAGCCCCGAGGGCATCGTGGAGGAGTTCGCCACCGAAGGCACTGACCGCAAGGACGTCTTTTTCTACCAG GCAGACGATGAGCACTACATCCCCCGGGCCGTGCTGCTGGACCTGGAGCCCCGGGTGATCCACTCCATCCTCAACTCCCCCTATGCCAAGCTCTACAACCCAGAGAACATCTACCTGTCGGAGCATGGAGGAGGAGCTGGCAACAACTGGGCCAGTGGATTCTCCCAG GGTGAGAAAATTCATGAAGACATCTTTGATATCATAGACCGAGAAGCAGATGGAAGTGACAGTTTAGAG GGCTTCGTGCTGTGTCACTCCATCGCTGGGGGTACAGGTTCTGGCCTGGGCTCCTACCTCCTGGAGCGACTGAATGACAG GTACCCCAAGAAGCTGGTGCAGACTTATTCAGTGTTTCCCTACCAGGACGAGATGAGTGACGTGGTGGTTCAGCCGTACAATTCACTCCTGACACTCAAGAGGCTGACGCAGAACGCAGACTGTGTG GTGGTGCTGGACAACACAGCCCTGAACCGGATTGCCACAGACCGCCTGCACATCCAGAACCCGTCCTTCTCCCAGATCAACCAGCTG GTGTCCACCATCATGTCGGCCAGCACCACCACCCTGCGCTACCCCGGCTACATGAACAATGACCTCATCGGCCTCATCGCCTCGCTCATTCCCACCCCACGGCTCCACTTCCTCATGACCGGCTACACACCGCTCACTACGGACCAATCA GTGGCCAGCGTGAGGAAGACCACGGTCCTGGATGTGATGAGGCGGCTGCTGCAGCCCAAGAATGTGATGGTGTCCACAGGCCGAGACCGCCAGACCAACCACTGCTACATCGCCATCCTCAACATCATCCAGGGAGAGGTGGACCCCACCCAG GTCCACAAGAGCCTGCAGAGGATTCGGGAACGGAAGTTGGCCAACTTCATCCCGTGGGGCCCCGCCAGCATCCAAGTGGCCCTATCGAGGAAGTCTCCCTACCTGCCCTCGGCCCACCGGGTCAGTGGGCTCATGATGGCCAACCACACCAGCATCTCCTCG CTCTTTGAAAGTTCCTGCCAGCAGTTCGACAAGCTGCGGAAGCGGGATGCCTTCCTTGAGCAGTTCCGTAAGGAGGACATGTTCAAGGACAACTTTGATGAGATGGACAGGTCTAGGGAGGTTGTTCAGGAGCTCATTGATGAGTACCATGCAGCCACCCAGCCAGACTACATTTCCTGGGGCACCCAGGAGCAGTGA
- the LOC126938306 gene encoding LOW QUALITY PROTEIN: high mobility group protein B3-like (The sequence of the model RefSeq protein was modified relative to this genomic sequence to represent the inferred CDS: substituted 2 bases at 2 genomic stop codons), with amino-acid sequence MAKGDPKKPKGKMSDYAFFVXTXREEHKKKNPKVPVNFAEFSKKCSERWKTTSEKEKSKFDEQAKADKVRYDREMKDYGPAKGGKKKKDPNAPKRPPSGFFLFCSEFCPNIKSTNPSISIGDVAKKLGEMWKNLNDSEKQPYITQAAKLKEKYEKDVAVYKSKGKSDGTKGPAKVARKKVEEEDEDEEFPILH; translated from the coding sequence ATGGCTAAAGGTGACCCCAAGAAACCAAAGGGCAAGATGTCTGATTATGCCTTCTTTGTGTAGACGTGAAGAGAAGAACATAAGAAGAAAAACCCAAAGGTCCCTGTCAATTTTGCAGAATTTTCCAAGAAGTGCTCTGAGAGGTGGAAGACAACGTCCGAGAAAGAGAAATCTAAATTCGATGAACAGGCAAAGGCGGATAAAGTGCGCTATGATCGGGAAATGAAGGATTATGGACCAGCTAAGGGAGGCAAGAAGAAGAAGGATCCTAATGCTCCCAAAAGGCCACCATCTGGATTCTTCCTGTTCTGTTCAGAATTCTGCCCCAACATCAAATCCACAAACCCCAGCATCTCTATTGGAGACGTGGCAAAAAAGCTGGGTGAGATGTGGAAGAACTTAAATGACAGTGAAAAGCAGCCTTATATCACTCAGGCGGCAAAGCTGAAGGAAAAGTATGAGAAGGATGTTGCTGTCTACAAGTCGAAAGGAAAGTCTGATGGCACAAAGGGTCCTGCTAAAGTCGCCCGGAAAAAGGtagaagaggaagatgaagatgaGGAGTTCCCTATTCTACACTAG